In the Peptoclostridium acidaminophilum DSM 3953 genome, one interval contains:
- a CDS encoding CDP-glycerol glycerophosphotransferase family protein, translating into MIEKTLKKWLKPLVKLVPLQNVIIFESHSDFCDNSRSLFDYMMSKGLDKKYKMVWLVEHPSDFKGKYGSRVKFIKVDSEDEKVMLNWAEKIIYYYYVAVARFAFYSHRRPSYKLNKGELFVNLWHGTGPKNAACDLGTNFDYVLYSSDTFKKAYVDSGKCKAEQLLAMGSPRNDLLFTESNAVEQLAGRKYSKSILWMPTYRTHMTGQEHYKDNRTSKTGIPIVSTQEELEELTGILRENNMLLVIKFHPAQNLENLKIHSNPNILFLTNKDLSDKGVQLYSLLGETDGLITDVSSVYFDYLLKNRPIAFTVDDIYEYKAGYLVDNILEFMPGRHMMSFEDIKGFISDIAESRDEYAASRLEVNKLVNQDTQGEFSKKIVERFNIV; encoded by the coding sequence ATGATAGAGAAAACACTTAAAAAATGGCTTAAACCGCTGGTGAAGCTTGTGCCTCTTCAGAATGTCATCATTTTTGAGAGTCACAGTGATTTCTGCGACAATTCCAGGTCTTTGTTTGATTATATGATGAGCAAAGGACTTGATAAAAAATATAAGATGGTATGGCTTGTTGAGCACCCTTCGGATTTCAAAGGAAAGTATGGGAGCAGAGTGAAATTCATAAAGGTGGACTCAGAAGACGAGAAAGTCATGCTGAATTGGGCGGAGAAAATCATATACTACTATTATGTAGCCGTTGCAAGATTCGCATTCTACTCCCACAGAAGACCTTCTTACAAGCTCAATAAGGGGGAGCTGTTCGTGAATCTTTGGCACGGCACGGGCCCCAAAAATGCAGCCTGCGATCTGGGTACTAATTTTGACTATGTGCTATACAGCAGCGATACTTTCAAGAAGGCGTATGTTGATAGCGGTAAGTGTAAGGCGGAGCAACTGCTGGCTATGGGCAGTCCAAGAAACGACTTGCTTTTCACGGAAAGCAATGCTGTGGAGCAATTGGCGGGCAGGAAGTACAGCAAAAGCATATTGTGGATGCCTACATACAGAACTCATATGACGGGGCAGGAGCATTATAAAGACAACAGGACTTCGAAGACAGGTATACCAATAGTGTCCACTCAGGAGGAACTGGAAGAGCTGACCGGAATTTTAAGGGAAAATAACATGCTGCTTGTTATAAAGTTCCATCCGGCACAAAATCTTGAAAACTTAAAAATCCATTCGAATCCTAACATTCTTTTTCTTACAAACAAGGATTTGAGCGATAAAGGGGTGCAGCTCTATTCGCTTCTTGGGGAAACGGATGGGCTGATAACAGATGTTTCGTCGGTTTATTTCGATTATCTGCTGAAAAACAGGCCGATAGCTTTCACGGTTGATGATATATACGAATACAAGGCGGGATATCTTGTTGACAACATTCTGGAATTCATGCCGGGCAGGCACATGATGTCGTTCGAGGATATTAAGGGTTTTATATCGGATATCGCGGAATCCAGGGACGAATATGCAGCGAGCAGACTGGAGGTTAACAAGCTGGTAAATCAGGACACCCAAGGGGAGTTTTCGAAGAAAATAGTTGAGCGTTTCAATATAGTATAG
- a CDS encoding glycosyltransferase: MEAIISVVVPIFSNEKYLRRCLDSIVNQTYENLEIILVDDGSTDGSGAICDEYESRDKRIKVLHQTNQGVSAARNAGLKECQGEYIGFVDGDDWIEKDMFSFLSGLLEENGADMAACGYYLNDKEDPDLDMERPPEIITQESAIEKSLELKEFCFDSSVYNKIYRIDIYKKNGIEFDEDIAIGEDMLWLCRFIICSEKIVYSQIPKYHVIKNDESATRKPFNTKNISLVTAHQRLEAAVGGIYPQLVPVIRRRSALSSYRLLREASKNISAKNIADIRILQKDMKKKITYMLKTRELPIKGKFAAVLAMFSIAGYKYLSRFHEAVIRFFH, encoded by the coding sequence ATGGAAGCGATTATAAGTGTTGTAGTTCCCATATTCTCCAATGAAAAATATCTGCGGAGATGTCTGGACAGCATTGTTAATCAGACATATGAGAATCTGGAAATCATATTGGTTGATGACGGTTCTACAGACGGCAGCGGAGCAATATGCGACGAGTACGAGTCAAGAGACAAACGCATAAAGGTTCTTCATCAAACCAACCAAGGAGTTTCGGCTGCAAGAAATGCGGGCCTTAAGGAATGTCAGGGCGAATATATAGGTTTTGTGGATGGAGACGACTGGATTGAAAAAGATATGTTTTCGTTTCTGTCAGGCTTGCTGGAGGAAAACGGGGCTGATATGGCAGCCTGCGGTTATTATCTTAATGATAAGGAGGATCCGGATTTGGATATGGAGCGTCCGCCTGAAATTATTACCCAGGAGTCTGCAATAGAGAAGAGTCTGGAGCTAAAGGAATTTTGCTTTGATTCGTCTGTATACAACAAGATATACAGGATTGATATTTACAAGAAAAATGGCATTGAGTTTGATGAGGATATTGCAATTGGTGAAGACATGCTGTGGCTTTGCAGATTTATAATTTGCAGCGAAAAAATAGTGTATTCTCAAATTCCAAAGTATCATGTAATTAAGAATGATGAAAGCGCTACAAGGAAGCCCTTTAATACAAAGAATATATCCCTTGTAACGGCTCACCAGAGACTGGAAGCAGCAGTAGGAGGAATTTACCCGCAGCTTGTCCCTGTAATAAGGCGAAGGTCGGCATTGTCGAGCTATAGGCTGCTGCGAGAAGCAAGTAAGAATATTTCGGCAAAAAATATTGCGGATATAAGGATTCTGCAAAAGGATATGAAGAAAAAAATCACATATATGCTAAAAACCCGGGAACTGCCAATAAAGGGAAAGTTTGCTGCTGTGCTGGCTATGTTTAGCATTGCTGGATATAAATATTTAAGCCGTTTTCATGAAGCTGTTATACGATTCTTTCATTAA
- a CDS encoding lipopolysaccharide biosynthesis protein, translating into MEKGKSQIKIGVILSYAALFLSVAISLVYTPFMLRKLGQAEYGLFSLVNSVVANLAILDFGFENAIVRYTAKYKAENDFEKEKSLHFMFFVMYSIIGIVAFAIGFVLILNIDNIFSQSLTQRELATAKTLMLIAVINISLSFPLGVFAGIIQAYERFIFLKTASIARICMTPLIMVTILIFGYRSVGIILAGAVIGMIFSLLNVMYFYKVLNKRISASKFDMQLLKGIGAYSFFVFLNIIIDRLYWATDQLILGMYVGTAAVAVYTIGAQFFNYYVQISTSISGVFLPRVVELDVKDAQGGLLSDTFIKVGRIQFLALSFVLSGFALFGKEFIAIWAGEGYENAYYVALITMIPSIIPLSQNVGISILQAKNKHAFRSIIYLFIAIFNVVLSIALVKPYGVIGCASATALGCVLGQIIIMNIYYKRKIGLDIPRYWANIGKLSVPAVVSFIICSPHSNLPLPEGLGGMFIKGLLFAGVFIFTVWIMGMNDYEKNLVASPIKNAVWKKETR; encoded by the coding sequence ATGGAAAAAGGAAAAAGTCAAATCAAAATAGGCGTTATACTTTCATATGCGGCTTTATTTCTAAGCGTGGCAATATCGCTTGTCTATACTCCTTTCATGCTTAGAAAACTCGGGCAGGCTGAGTACGGGCTGTTTTCGCTTGTCAACTCTGTTGTGGCGAATCTGGCGATACTCGATTTCGGATTTGAAAACGCCATTGTCAGGTATACGGCGAAATACAAAGCTGAAAATGATTTTGAAAAAGAAAAGTCGCTTCACTTCATGTTCTTTGTTATGTACTCAATCATAGGAATAGTAGCATTTGCAATCGGTTTTGTTCTTATTCTGAATATCGACAATATTTTTTCGCAGTCGCTTACACAAAGGGAGCTGGCAACGGCAAAGACACTGATGCTTATAGCTGTGATAAACATATCGCTTTCGTTTCCACTAGGCGTGTTTGCAGGGATAATACAGGCCTATGAGAGGTTTATATTCTTAAAAACAGCCAGCATAGCAAGGATATGCATGACCCCGCTTATAATGGTTACTATACTTATTTTCGGATATAGGTCTGTAGGCATTATCCTGGCTGGGGCAGTAATCGGAATGATTTTTAGCCTACTTAACGTCATGTATTTCTATAAGGTGCTCAACAAGAGGATATCAGCTTCAAAATTCGACATGCAACTGCTGAAAGGCATCGGGGCGTATTCGTTTTTTGTTTTTTTAAACATAATAATTGACAGGCTATACTGGGCGACTGACCAGCTGATTCTGGGGATGTATGTGGGGACTGCAGCTGTGGCCGTGTACACAATAGGTGCTCAGTTCTTTAATTATTACGTTCAAATATCTACATCTATATCAGGGGTGTTCCTGCCAAGGGTTGTGGAGCTGGATGTCAAGGATGCCCAGGGAGGACTGCTTTCGGATACGTTCATTAAGGTTGGCAGAATTCAATTTCTGGCACTTTCCTTTGTATTAAGTGGTTTTGCTCTGTTCGGAAAGGAATTCATAGCGATATGGGCTGGGGAAGGTTATGAGAACGCGTACTATGTGGCCCTAATCACAATGATACCGTCTATAATTCCATTGAGCCAGAACGTGGGCATAAGCATACTGCAGGCAAAAAATAAGCATGCTTTCAGGTCGATTATATATCTTTTTATAGCAATATTTAATGTGGTGCTCAGCATAGCTTTGGTAAAGCCTTATGGCGTAATAGGTTGTGCATCGGCAACGGCTTTAGGTTGCGTATTAGGCCAGATTATTATCATGAATATATACTACAAAAGAAAGATCGGTCTGGATATTCCAAGATATTGGGCTAACATAGGCAAGCTTTCGGTACCTGCGGTGGTGAGCTTTATAATATGCTCGCCCCACAGCAATCTTCCCTTGCCAGAAGGATTGGGAGGAATGTTCATCAAGGGCTTGCTTTTTGCAGGTGTTTTTATTTTTACCGTATGGATTATGGGTATGAATGATTATGAAAAGAACCTAGTGGCATCACCCATCAAAAACGCTGTGTGGAAGAAGGAGACGAGATGA
- a CDS encoding IspD/TarI family cytidylyltransferase, protein MNIALLTAAGSGTRMHQNVPKQFVHVENIPIIVYTMQAFEKHPNIDAIIVVCLDGWHDILKAYAKQFDISKLRWVVSGGETGQESIKKGLLKLADECSPNDTVIIHDGNRPMVSHEIIADCLVKYELYGNAVAAIPCVEVVFKCEDKISSLTTIPRDQLLRTQTPQAYKLSKLLWAHEEAGKRGIENMGASCDLLAELGERIYFSAGSEKNIKITTVDDLEIFEALRHSIRNDLKL, encoded by the coding sequence TTGAACATAGCGTTGCTTACTGCTGCCGGTTCTGGCACGAGGATGCATCAGAATGTGCCAAAACAGTTTGTGCACGTAGAAAACATACCTATAATCGTTTATACGATGCAGGCTTTCGAAAAACATCCCAACATAGACGCTATTATAGTAGTATGCCTGGACGGATGGCATGACATACTAAAGGCGTACGCCAAGCAGTTTGACATAAGCAAGCTAAGATGGGTTGTCTCAGGCGGAGAGACGGGGCAGGAGTCCATAAAGAAGGGCCTTTTGAAGCTTGCGGATGAGTGCAGCCCTAACGATACAGTAATAATACATGATGGCAACAGGCCTATGGTGTCTCACGAAATAATAGCTGACTGCCTTGTAAAGTATGAGCTCTACGGCAACGCCGTTGCGGCCATACCCTGCGTCGAGGTTGTATTCAAGTGCGAAGACAAGATTTCGTCGCTTACAACAATACCTAGAGACCAGCTCCTTAGGACACAGACTCCCCAGGCGTACAAGCTGTCAAAGCTTCTTTGGGCACACGAGGAGGCGGGAAAGAGAGGAATAGAGAATATGGGGGCGTCCTGCGATCTTCTTGCAGAGCTTGGAGAGCGGATATATTTTTCGGCAGGGTCCGAAAAGAATATTAAGATTACAACGGTTGATGATCTTGAAATATTCGAGGCGCTGCGGCATTCTATTAGGAATGATTTGAAGCTTTAA
- a CDS encoding YveK family protein produces MQKKKIVLISTLIALAASSVLSFYVLDPVYEASTLLMVKRETTQQNEVYYRYDDIIINKMLVNTYEKIIMSKTVLGKVMENFKISMSIGEFKKRVKVNVLEETEMMEIVVENGDPQRAAMIANNIAFVFKQEISRIMEIQNISVIDEAEAPVGSSKPNKPLIIVFATFLGLIGGVFLAFLMDYLDDTIKTPDDVEKYLGMQVIGVVPFDGEAKKRQRREKLRYASKEDYI; encoded by the coding sequence ATTCAAAAGAAAAAAATTGTACTGATATCCACTCTTATAGCCTTAGCGGCAAGCAGTGTCTTGAGTTTTTATGTGCTGGACCCTGTCTATGAGGCTAGCACCCTTTTGATGGTAAAAAGAGAGACAACTCAGCAAAATGAGGTGTATTACAGGTATGATGACATTATTATCAATAAGATGCTTGTAAATACATACGAAAAAATAATAATGTCAAAGACTGTTCTTGGCAAGGTAATGGAGAATTTTAAGATAAGCATGAGCATTGGAGAATTTAAAAAGCGTGTGAAAGTCAACGTTCTCGAGGAGACGGAGATGATGGAGATAGTTGTGGAAAATGGAGATCCTCAAAGGGCGGCCATGATTGCAAACAACATAGCTTTTGTGTTTAAGCAAGAGATATCAAGGATAATGGAAATACAAAATATAAGCGTAATAGATGAAGCCGAGGCGCCAGTTGGGTCGTCGAAGCCAAACAAGCCCCTTATAATAGTTTTTGCAACATTTCTGGGTTTGATTGGCGGTGTTTTTCTGGCATTTCTGATGGATTATTTGGATGATACGATAAAGACACCTGATGATGTCGAAAAATATCTGGGAATGCAGGTGATAGGCGTTGTGCCTTTTGATGGAGAAGCCAAAAAGCGCCAAAGGCGCGAAAAACTCCGATATGCTTCAAAGGAGGACTATATATAA
- a CDS encoding NAD-dependent epimerase/dehydratase family protein, producing MEDLDAASRSILQWDKLKGKSILITGACGLICSCLVDIIMYRNEHFGDDINVYALCRGWEASKNRFPSYFSSGLFNVVNQDVCDEINLDAGVDYIIHGASHAHPVVFANDPVGTMMTNFYGMHNILQFARKNNCCRVLFISSGEVYGEMSGSMAPFAEAYSGHVDPMDVRSCYPSSKRAAETLCVSFASQYDVDVVVARLSHVYGPNMKNTDSRAIASFIRDAAAGRDIVMKSQGTQVRGYCYVVDAASAILTIMFSGKCCDAYNVSDRKSVISVRDMARLVAKCGKTKLVVSEPSELEKTGYTPVVRQVLDSSKLEALGWTARTHIKDGISKTLNIFKEVSGYK from the coding sequence ATGGAAGATTTAGATGCCGCAAGTCGTTCCATTCTGCAATGGGACAAGCTAAAGGGAAAGAGCATACTGATTACAGGCGCGTGCGGCTTAATATGCTCGTGTTTGGTTGACATCATAATGTACCGGAACGAGCATTTTGGTGACGATATAAATGTATATGCGCTTTGCAGGGGGTGGGAGGCTTCAAAAAACCGATTCCCATCCTATTTTAGTTCAGGGCTTTTTAATGTAGTAAACCAGGATGTCTGCGATGAAATCAACCTGGATGCAGGGGTAGACTATATAATACACGGAGCCAGCCATGCGCATCCGGTGGTGTTTGCAAATGATCCTGTGGGAACCATGATGACGAATTTTTATGGGATGCATAATATCCTGCAGTTTGCCAGAAAAAACAATTGCTGTAGAGTCCTGTTCATATCGTCGGGAGAGGTGTATGGAGAGATGTCTGGGAGCATGGCACCGTTTGCGGAGGCTTACAGCGGCCATGTCGACCCTATGGATGTACGCTCGTGTTATCCGAGCAGCAAGCGAGCGGCCGAGACTCTGTGCGTAAGCTTTGCCAGCCAGTATGATGTGGATGTTGTAGTCGCTCGGCTAAGCCATGTATATGGTCCCAATATGAAAAATACGGACAGCAGAGCTATAGCGTCCTTTATAAGGGATGCGGCCGCAGGAAGGGACATTGTAATGAAAAGTCAGGGAACTCAGGTCAGAGGCTACTGCTATGTTGTGGATGCGGCGTCGGCCATACTTACTATAATGTTCTCGGGCAAGTGCTGCGATGCTTACAATGTATCTGACAGGAAGTCGGTCATATCCGTAAGGGACATGGCCAGGCTGGTTGCCAAGTGCGGGAAAACAAAGCTAGTAGTTTCAGAGCCTAGCGAGCTTGAAAAAACAGGCTATACACCTGTTGTGAGGCAGGTTCTAGACAGCTCCAAGCTGGAAGCCCTGGGGTGGACGGCCAGAACCCACATAAAAGACGGCATTTCAAAGACGCTTAATATTTTTAAAGAGGTCTCGGGGTATAAATAA
- a CDS encoding CpsD/CapB family tyrosine-protein kinase codes for MENIEAEKVEMEGIKSEKKEQEAIAANSKIVVYDDPKSPAAEAYRSIRTSIQFANIDQTVKTIAITSSKAAEGKTTVAANLAASLSLLGNKVAIIDCDFRKPSVHRIFGVSNKKGVTDILLSHDEDDYGGYIRKIVGSDIDIITAGQIPSNPSEILSSKSMKSFLRILRENYDYVMIDTPPVGIVTDASVISSYIDGVIVVCNSGQVEIGMAKAAKQNLEKVNARILGIVLNNFKSETSKSSYYYE; via the coding sequence GTGGAAAACATTGAAGCAGAAAAGGTAGAAATGGAAGGTATAAAATCCGAAAAAAAAGAACAGGAAGCCATAGCCGCTAACAGCAAAATAGTAGTATATGACGACCCGAAGTCTCCGGCTGCCGAGGCGTACAGGAGCATAAGGACAAGCATACAGTTTGCTAACATAGACCAAACAGTAAAAACCATAGCTATAACAAGTTCAAAGGCGGCAGAGGGAAAGACTACTGTTGCAGCAAATCTTGCAGCATCGCTTTCATTGCTTGGAAACAAGGTTGCAATAATAGATTGTGACTTTAGAAAACCTTCAGTACATAGAATTTTTGGAGTATCCAACAAGAAAGGGGTAACTGATATTCTGCTTTCCCACGATGAAGACGATTACGGAGGCTATATTAGAAAGATAGTAGGCTCGGATATCGACATTATAACTGCGGGGCAGATACCCTCCAATCCTTCTGAGATTCTAAGCTCGAAAAGCATGAAGAGCTTTCTGAGAATATTAAGAGAAAATTATGATTATGTAATGATAGATACTCCGCCGGTTGGAATAGTGACAGATGCGTCTGTAATATCTTCATACATAGACGGCGTGATAGTAGTGTGCAACTCGGGACAAGTAGAGATAGGCATGGCCAAAGCAGCCAAGCAGAATTTGGAGAAGGTTAACGCAAGGATACTGGGCATAGTGCTTAATAATTTCAAGAGTGAAACCAGCAAAAGCTCCTACTACTATGAATAA
- the galE gene encoding UDP-glucose 4-epimerase GalE, translating into MAVLVTGGAGYIGSHTCVELLNSGYDVIVVDNFSNSNSKALDRVEKITGRALRSYEADIRDRESLERVFAENSIDAVVHFAGLKAVGESVEVPLRYYHNNITGTVILCEVMESYGVKRMVFSSSATVYGVDNASPLTEDMPLSAINPYGRTKLMIEEILRDVHASDEQWSIALLRYFNPIGAHESGIIGEAPNGIPNNLMPYITQVAVGKRDKLSIFGSDYETHDGTGVRDYIHVVDLAKGHISALEKIMQEQGVKTYNLGTGQGYSVMDVVKSFERSTGRRIPHIIVGRRPGDVAECYADASKAFRELGWKAQKSINDMCRDSWKWQSRNPNGYE; encoded by the coding sequence ATGGCTGTATTGGTGACTGGCGGCGCAGGATATATAGGTAGCCATACTTGTGTGGAGCTCTTGAATTCGGGATATGATGTGATTGTTGTAGACAACTTTTCAAACAGCAATTCCAAGGCCCTCGATCGCGTGGAGAAAATAACAGGCAGAGCTTTAAGGAGCTATGAAGCCGACATTCGCGACAGGGAAAGCCTGGAAAGAGTTTTTGCCGAAAACAGCATAGATGCAGTAGTTCACTTTGCAGGGCTAAAGGCGGTAGGTGAGTCTGTCGAGGTTCCGCTAAGATACTACCACAACAACATCACGGGCACTGTAATACTTTGCGAAGTTATGGAGAGCTACGGAGTGAAAAGGATGGTTTTCAGTTCGTCGGCTACCGTATATGGAGTAGACAATGCATCGCCTTTGACTGAGGATATGCCGCTAAGCGCAATAAATCCCTACGGACGCACAAAGCTGATGATAGAGGAGATTCTAAGAGATGTGCATGCGTCCGATGAACAATGGAGCATAGCTCTGCTTAGGTACTTCAATCCTATCGGAGCCCACGAAAGTGGGATTATAGGCGAGGCCCCAAATGGAATACCAAACAACCTAATGCCCTACATAACGCAGGTAGCGGTTGGAAAAAGGGATAAGCTCAGCATATTCGGCAGCGACTATGAAACACATGACGGCACAGGAGTCAGAGACTACATACATGTTGTGGATCTGGCGAAGGGGCACATAAGCGCGCTTGAGAAGATAATGCAGGAACAGGGGGTCAAGACGTATAACCTGGGAACGGGGCAGGGGTATAGCGTAATGGACGTTGTAAAAAGCTTTGAGCGCTCCACAGGAAGGCGGATTCCGCACATTATTGTCGGAAGAAGGCCCGGAGATGTTGCCGAGTGCTATGCCGATGCCTCGAAGGCATTTAGAGAGCTCGGCTGGAAGGCTCAAAAAAGCATAAACGACATGTGCAGAGATTCGTGGAAATGGCAGAGCAGGAATCCTAACGGATACGAGTAA
- a CDS encoding IspD/TarI family cytidylyltransferase yields MNIAVIIAGGSGQRMHQDIPKQFLHVDNKPIIIYTLEVFQRHPDIDAIEVVCLDGWHEVLRAYAEEHGIDKLKWITSGGASAQESIRNGVYNLIDKCSPDDIILIHDGIRPMVDELIISDCIDKCRTYGNGVTALPHNEHVFEAKDDISTAQYIPREKTRCVQTPQAYKYGKLLGAYEEAFRSGIGIYGASYVNTMMVDMGETLYFAVGSYKNIKLTTPDDIELFKALLHSKKDYWIK; encoded by the coding sequence ATGAACATAGCAGTCATTATAGCTGGCGGAAGCGGTCAGAGGATGCACCAGGACATCCCAAAGCAATTTCTGCATGTAGATAACAAGCCTATAATAATATATACTCTGGAGGTTTTTCAGCGTCACCCGGATATAGATGCAATAGAAGTGGTATGTCTCGACGGCTGGCATGAGGTGCTGAGGGCATATGCCGAGGAGCATGGGATAGACAAGCTAAAGTGGATAACATCCGGAGGAGCTAGCGCTCAGGAGTCCATAAGAAACGGCGTATACAACCTTATAGACAAATGTTCGCCAGACGACATTATATTGATTCACGACGGCATAAGACCCATGGTGGATGAATTGATAATATCTGACTGCATAGATAAATGCAGGACGTACGGCAACGGCGTTACGGCGTTGCCCCATAATGAGCACGTATTTGAGGCCAAGGACGATATTTCTACAGCCCAGTACATACCCCGGGAAAAGACAAGATGCGTCCAGACACCCCAGGCATACAAATACGGTAAACTCTTGGGAGCCTATGAGGAGGCATTCAGAAGTGGCATAGGAATATACGGAGCTTCCTATGTAAACACAATGATGGTGGACATGGGCGAGACACTTTATTTTGCAGTTGGCTCTTACAAGAATATTAAACTGACAACGCCTGACGATATCGAATTGTTCAAGGCTTTGCTGCATTCGAAAAAGGACTACTGGATTAAGTGA
- a CDS encoding glycosyltransferase family 2 protein, translated as MDPVISVIIPVYNVEKFIGRCLDSIVNQTYGSLDIVLIDDGSNDGSGEICEEYASRDNRIRVVHQRNKGVSAARNTGLKMSRGQYVAFIDGDDWIERDMLSYLVEILEGNDGGIAACGYYVNNESDPKLDIEAKPQCLDNETAIRMSLELKEFCFDSGVFNKLFRSDIFKKTELNLTRK; from the coding sequence ATGGATCCGGTCATTAGTGTTATTATTCCGGTATATAATGTAGAAAAATTTATCGGCAGGTGTCTTGACAGCATAGTCAATCAGACCTACGGCAGTCTGGACATAGTATTGATTGATGACGGCTCTAATGATGGCAGCGGGGAAATATGTGAGGAATATGCATCAAGGGACAATCGCATTAGGGTCGTTCATCAAAGGAACAAGGGGGTTTCCGCAGCCAGGAATACAGGCCTTAAAATGTCAAGAGGCCAGTATGTGGCTTTTATAGACGGCGATGACTGGATTGAAAGGGACATGCTTTCATATCTGGTTGAGATACTGGAAGGAAACGATGGAGGAATAGCCGCCTGTGGCTATTATGTCAACAACGAATCTGACCCAAAATTGGACATAGAGGCCAAGCCGCAATGCCTGGACAATGAAACGGCCATAAGAATGAGCTTGGAGCTGAAGGAGTTTTGCTTTGACTCAGGCGTATTCAACAAGCTGTTCAGGAGTGATATTTTCAAAAAAACGGAATTGAATTTGACGAGGAAATAA
- a CDS encoding glycosyltransferase, whose protein sequence is MKLLYDSFIKMQDIKIKGALVRQAPFLECGVGLMTLEVLVSTMHQSDLGIVQRMNIRTDAIIINQCARNEYIEQDDGVKRVRMYSFNERGVGLSRNSALMRARAEICLIADDDVVYDDDYAKTVLDAFEKTPQADMIIFNLPTLNKDRKDDSTIKGQAQVNFTNFMRYGTYRLAFRRESVIKANIYFSLLFGGGAQFGCGEDTIFIADCLKKGLKIYSNPARIGTVKQEESTWFKGYNEKYFYDRGVLHKALSKRLSCLINAQFAIRKRSLYKSEMGFLDAMRHMSQGSKDW, encoded by the coding sequence ATGAAGCTGTTATACGATTCTTTCATTAAAATGCAGGACATAAAAATAAAGGGAGCCCTCGTGAGACAGGCTCCTTTCTTAGAATGCGGGGTGGGATTGATGACTTTGGAAGTGTTGGTTTCGACTATGCACCAGTCTGACCTGGGAATTGTGCAAAGGATGAATATCAGAACTGACGCGATAATAATAAACCAGTGTGCAAGGAATGAATATATAGAGCAGGATGACGGCGTCAAGAGGGTCAGGATGTACTCATTCAATGAAAGAGGTGTCGGACTCAGCAGAAACAGCGCCTTGATGAGAGCCAGGGCAGAAATATGCCTTATAGCCGATGACGATGTTGTATATGACGATGACTATGCCAAGACGGTGCTTGATGCTTTTGAAAAAACCCCGCAAGCCGACATGATAATATTCAATCTGCCCACTTTGAATAAAGATAGGAAGGACGACTCGACTATAAAAGGGCAAGCCCAGGTAAATTTTACAAATTTCATGAGATACGGGACGTACAGGCTTGCATTTAGGAGAGAGAGCGTCATAAAGGCAAACATCTATTTTTCGTTGCTGTTTGGAGGCGGAGCTCAGTTTGGCTGCGGCGAGGACACGATTTTTATAGCTGATTGCTTGAAAAAAGGCTTGAAAATATATTCTAATCCGGCCAGGATTGGTACTGTAAAGCAAGAGGAATCTACATGGTTCAAAGGATATAACGAAAAATATTTCTATGACAGGGGCGTGCTGCACAAGGCGCTTTCTAAAAGATTGTCGTGCCTCATAAATGCTCAGTTTGCAATTAGAAAGCGCAGCCTGTATAAATCAGAAATGGGTTTTTTGGATGCCATGAGACATATGAGCCAAGGAAGCAAGGATTGGTGA